A stretch of DNA from Bacteroidota bacterium:
AGGGCATTCGATCGTACTTGAAGAATATGCACGCCAGATGCTTTCTGACGATGAAACGCATATTTCCGAAGTTGAAAAGATGCTTAGAAAACCAGCTTAAAACTATATAATGAAGAGGGTTACTTATGTTAGACGCAAAAAACTTACTAGCTAATATCGATTCAAATGATCTTGTCGGTAAAATGCTAGGGGGAATGGCAACAAAAAACTTTGCGGCTGGACTGCTAACTGGAGGCGTTGCGACATCACTCCTAGGTAAAGATTCCGTTGAAACTGCGGCAAAGGTCGGCGGTCTTGCACTGCTTGGAACGCTTGCTTATAAAGCATTTGGGGACTACCAGCAGCAGAAAGCGGCTGGTGGAAATCCGAGTTTGGGCGGTGCGGTAACTCAGTCTGCACAAGGTTTGATAGCACAAGCTAGCGGTTTATTGTCTGGACTGATGACCAATACTCAGCCGCAAACAGCAGAAGCAATAGCCGCTCCTGCAACAACAAGCAACGAACTTTCGCTTTCTATCATCCGTGCAATGATTGCCGCAGCTAAAGCTGATGGGCATATGGATGAAGTAGAAACTCAGAAAATTATGGGGCAGCTTGAATCCGCTGGTGCAAGCGCACAGGAAAAAATTCTACTGATGCAGGAGATGGCGAACACGCCAGAAGTCAGTAGCATCGCTGCTGCTGCAAAATCTCCACAGGAGTCAGCTCAGATTTATCTTGCGGCTTTACTGGTTTGCGACAGCCAATGCAAGCTTGAACAAGAATATCTCTTGTCCTTAGCTACCGCACTAAAGCTGGAACCAGCGTTCACCGCCAGCCTTCAGCAAGAGCTGCTCGCTATGTCGCAACAGAAGACAGCCTAACCAATTAGAAACACTATACATAACATGCCATCCTCGCACAGATGCGGGGATGGCAGTATTTTGAAGGGTTAAGTTAAAGTTTTTGCAGAGGCTTTCTATAGCCTTCTATTTAACACCTCTTACATATGGGTGAATTTAAACAAACGACACTAAAGTCCCGTAGACTTCCGGGGAAACCAATAGCCACCAAGGCTTGACGTCAATTATCGACTTCCCAAAAATTCGGACTAAAGTAGGGTGCTAATAAACAAAAGGCTCTAAAGTTCAACAGGCTTTATAATCCACCGCAAATGTGGGGCACGCC
This window harbors:
- a CDS encoding tellurite resistance TerB family protein, which gives rise to MLDAKNLLANIDSNDLVGKMLGGMATKNFAAGLLTGGVATSLLGKDSVETAAKVGGLALLGTLAYKAFGDYQQQKAAGGNPSLGGAVTQSAQGLIAQASGLLSGLMTNTQPQTAEAIAAPATTSNELSLSIIRAMIAAAKADGHMDEVETQKIMGQLESAGASAQEKILLMQEMANTPEVSSIAAAAKSPQESAQIYLAALLVCDSQCKLEQEYLLSLATALKLEPAFTASLQQELLAMSQQKTA